The following coding sequences are from one Cytophagia bacterium CHB2 window:
- a CDS encoding FAD-binding protein — MPTPSEQPAFYTRLKQFLVDILHSGSGPNERPFLKKHNESNFAGLYIVGDLAGAPVIKYAMAQGFEVVEHIATLPNAIGGSDRELYDVVVIGAGAAGLNAALQASERGMRYVLLEKEQIANTIENFPEGKYVYAEPDSQPAKGKLWLDGATKEDLIKRWHQIIQANSLNVRTGEGVTGLERKGGIFYVQTSSATYRSKRIVLATGLRGNPRKLNVPGEEHERVYHRLYSPRKYRNENILVVGGGNSAVEAAITLSEQNQVYLSYRRGEFERIFRDNERQLNEAIAAKRIEPIFHSNVTEFGEREATLTIAHGGSQETRKIPYDHAFVLIGAEAPRDFLKSLGLKMENEWDGSLTRAVVLTILGFLGLSIFGASLGGHANFLGVNLPDLPGWFGGLIWALSLGSLIFYGMRGDRFAWLGLSFFVWYTIYGAKIGAGQEFWPYKDWGYQFLSLLDRPWSFWYTVLYTALMTFFGLQALKRWGLDRKDKFQIWRFVSLISFQWVFFFLIPEFLFQTAVNYQWVGEKLASDPTFAEQAWRSYGLIYAWPLFFYTFFYSPHQVWVVWGVLLTFIIIPIFVLFHGKRYCSWICGCGGLAETFGDRWRHLAPKGQKSIQWEWMNLAVLIFAALVTLLMLLKDVYNALTGAAELGISIYRIYADVWLVGILPVTLYPFLGGKVWCRYWCPLAKLMQLESALFAKLKIGKFKIVANDKCIGCYECSRNCQVGIDVMSYALKQQVLDNATSSCIGCGICVTVCPMDTLSFGKTDSPAPLAPIKLTNRKGEVVG; from the coding sequence ATGCCAACGCCCAGCGAACAACCTGCCTTTTACACTCGCCTGAAACAATTTCTTGTCGATATTCTGCATTCCGGCAGCGGTCCGAATGAGCGGCCGTTTCTTAAGAAACACAATGAGAGTAATTTTGCGGGCTTGTACATCGTGGGCGATCTTGCTGGCGCGCCGGTGATCAAGTATGCCATGGCGCAGGGGTTCGAGGTTGTTGAGCATATCGCCACATTACCCAATGCCATCGGCGGCAGCGATCGCGAGCTTTATGATGTCGTCGTGATTGGCGCGGGCGCAGCGGGGTTGAATGCCGCATTGCAAGCGAGTGAGCGCGGCATGCGTTACGTGTTGCTCGAGAAAGAGCAAATTGCGAATACCATCGAAAATTTTCCAGAAGGAAAATACGTTTATGCCGAACCGGATAGCCAGCCGGCCAAGGGCAAACTCTGGCTTGACGGCGCAACCAAGGAGGATTTGATCAAGCGCTGGCATCAAATCATTCAAGCCAATAGTCTAAATGTGCGTACAGGCGAGGGCGTTACCGGATTGGAGAGGAAGGGCGGCATTTTTTATGTGCAGACATCGTCAGCAACGTATCGCAGTAAACGGATCGTTCTTGCCACGGGGCTACGCGGCAATCCGCGCAAGCTTAACGTGCCTGGTGAAGAGCACGAGCGCGTGTATCATCGCTTATATTCGCCGCGCAAGTATAGGAATGAAAACATCCTCGTTGTCGGCGGCGGCAACAGCGCCGTGGAAGCGGCAATCACGCTCAGCGAACAAAACCAAGTCTATCTTTCCTACCGTCGCGGCGAATTTGAGCGCATCTTCAGAGATAATGAACGCCAACTCAACGAAGCGATTGCCGCGAAACGCATTGAGCCGATTTTTCATTCCAACGTCACGGAGTTCGGTGAACGCGAAGCGACGCTCACGATCGCTCACGGCGGCTCGCAAGAAACGCGCAAAATTCCATACGATCATGCCTTCGTGCTCATTGGCGCGGAGGCGCCGCGCGATTTCTTGAAATCACTCGGACTCAAAATGGAAAACGAATGGGATGGCAGCCTCACTCGCGCCGTTGTGCTTACGATACTCGGTTTCCTTGGCCTGTCAATCTTTGGCGCAAGCCTGGGGGGACATGCAAATTTTCTTGGCGTAAATTTGCCTGATTTACCTGGCTGGTTCGGCGGCCTCATCTGGGCGTTAAGTCTGGGCAGTCTGATTTTTTATGGCATGCGCGGCGATCGCTTTGCCTGGCTCGGCCTATCGTTCTTCGTATGGTACACAATTTACGGCGCAAAGATCGGCGCAGGGCAAGAATTTTGGCCCTATAAAGATTGGGGATACCAATTTCTTTCGCTGCTCGATCGCCCGTGGTCGTTTTGGTATACCGTACTGTACACCGCGTTGATGACGTTTTTTGGCTTGCAAGCACTCAAGCGCTGGGGACTTGATCGCAAAGATAAATTTCAAATTTGGCGTTTTGTCAGTTTGATCAGTTTTCAATGGGTTTTCTTTTTTCTCATCCCCGAGTTCTTATTTCAGACGGCAGTGAACTATCAATGGGTGGGAGAGAAGCTCGCGAGTGATCCAACATTTGCCGAGCAAGCGTGGCGGAGTTATGGACTCATTTATGCCTGGCCGCTGTTTTTTTACACGTTTTTTTACAGTCCGCATCAAGTTTGGGTTGTGTGGGGCGTGTTATTGACGTTCATCATCATCCCGATATTTGTGCTGTTTCACGGCAAGCGCTATTGTTCATGGATTTGCGGGTGCGGCGGTTTGGCCGAGACGTTCGGCGATCGCTGGCGACATCTCGCGCCTAAAGGTCAAAAATCAATTCAGTGGGAATGGATGAACCTTGCCGTATTGATTTTTGCCGCGCTGGTTACACTCTTGATGCTCTTGAAAGACGTGTATAACGCACTCACCGGCGCCGCCGAGTTGGGTATCAGCATTTATCGCATTTACGCGGATGTCTGGCTCGTCGGCATTTTGCCGGTGACGTTATATCCCTTCCTTGGCGGAAAGGTTTGGTGCCGTTATTGGTGTCCGCTCGCCAAGCTGATGCAGTTGGAGTCCGCCCTGTTTGCTAAACTGAAAATCGGCAAGTTCAAAATCGTGGCGAATGATAAGTGCATCGGCTGTTACGAATGTTCGCGGAATTGCCAGGTCGGCATCGATGTCATGAGCTATGCACTCAAGCAGCAAGTGCTGGATAACGCCACCAGCTCGTGCATCGGCTGCGGCATTTGCGTTACGGTATGCCCGATGGATACCTTGAGTTTTGGCAAAACCGACAGCCCGGCGCCTCTCGCCCCCATAAAGCTGACGAATAGAAAAGGCGAAGTGGTGGGATGA